One part of the Eulemur rufifrons isolate Redbay chromosome 16, OSU_ERuf_1, whole genome shotgun sequence genome encodes these proteins:
- the SLC38A1 gene encoding sodium-coupled neutral amino acid symporter 1: MMHFKSGLELTELQNMTVPEDDNISNDSNDFTEVENGQINSKFISDRESRRSLTNSHLEKKKCDEYIPGTTSLGMSVFNLSNAIMGSGILGLAFALANTGILLFLILLTSVTLLSIYSINLLLICSKETGCMVYEKLGEQVFGTTGKLVIFGATSLQNTGAMLSYLFIVKNELPSAIKFLMGKEEAFSAWYVDGRVLVVIVTFGIILPLCLLKNLGYLGYTSGFSLSCMVFFLIVVIYKKFQIPCIVSSLNQTSPNSTISETCMPKYVIFNSKTVYALPTIAFAFVCHPSVLPIYSELKDRSQKKMQMVSNISFFAMFVMYFLTAIFGYLTFYETVQSDLLHKYQNKDDILILTVRLAVIVAVILTVPVLFFTVRSSLFELAKKTKFNLCRHTVVTFILLVIINLLVIFIPSMKDIFGVVGVTSANMLIFILPSSLYLKITNQDGDKGTERIWAALFLGLGVLFSLVSIPLVIYDWACSGGDEGH; this comes from the exons ATGATGCATTTCAAAAGTGGACTTGAATTAACTGAGTTGCAAAACATGACAGTGCCTGAGGACGATAACATTAGCAATGATTCCAATGATTTTACCGAAGTAGAAAATGGTCAGATAAATAG CAAGTTTATTTCTGATCGTGAAAGTAGAAGAAGTCTCACAAAcagccatttggaaaaaaagaaatgtgatgaATAT ATTCCAGGAACAACCTCCTTGGGCATGTCTGTTTTTAACCTAAGCAATGCCATTATGGGCAGTGGGATTTTGGGACTTGCCTTTGCCCTGGCAAACACTGGAATCCTGCTTTTTCT GATACTTTTGACTTCTGTGACATTGCTGTCTATATATTCAATAAACCTTCTACTGATCTGTTCAAAAGAAACAG GCTGCATGGTTTATGAAAAGCTGGGAGAACAAGTCTTTGGCACCACGGGGAAGCTCGTAATCTTTGGGGCTACCTCTCTACAGAACACTGGAG CAATGCTGAGCTACCTCTTCATAGTAAAAAATGAACTACCTTCTGCCATAAAGTTTCTGATGGGAAAGGAAGAGGCATTTTC AGCCTGGTATGTGGATGGCCGCGTTCTGGTGGTGATAGTTACCTTTGGCATaattctccctctctgtctcttgaAGAACTTAG ggtATCTTGGCTATACTAGTGGATTTTCCTTGAGCTGTATGGTTTTTTTCCTAATAGTG gttatttataagaaatttcaAATTCCCTGCATTGTTTCATCACTAAACCAAACAAGTCCTAATTCAACAATCTCTGAGACGTGTATGccaaaatatgttattttcaaTTCAAAG acGGTGTATGCGTTACCAACCATTGCATTTGCATTTGTCTGCCACCCGTCAGTCCTGCCAATTTACAGTGAGCTTAAAGA ccgatcacagaaaaaaatgcagatgGTTTCAAATATCTCCTTTTTTGCCATGTTTGTTATGTACTTCTTGACTGCCATTTTTGGCTACTTGACATTCTATG AAactgtgcagtcagacctccTTCACAAGTACCAGAATAAAGACGACATTCTCATCCTGACCGTGCGGCTGGCTGTCATCGTTGCTGTGATCCTCACGGTGCCCGTGTTGTTTTTCACG GTTCGTTCATCTTTATTTGAACTGgctaaaaaaacaaagtttaatttatGTCGTCATACTGTGGTTACCTTCATACTATTGGTTATTATCAACTTGTTGGTGATCTTCATACCCTCCATGAAGGATATTTTTGGGGTCGTAG gagTTACATCTGCTAATATGctcattttcattcttccttcatctctttatttaaaaatcacaaaccaGGATGGAGATAAAGGAACCGAAAGAATTTGG GCTGCCCTTTTCTTGGGTCTGGGGGTGTTGTTCTCCTTGGTCAGCATTCCCTTGGTCATCTATGACTGGGCCTGCTCGGGTGGTGACGAAGGCCACTGA